A single window of Callithrix jacchus isolate 240 chromosome 6, calJac240_pri, whole genome shotgun sequence DNA harbors:
- the LOC100411414 gene encoding LOW QUALITY PROTEIN: major intrinsically disordered Notch2-binding receptor 1 (The sequence of the model RefSeq protein was modified relative to this genomic sequence to represent the inferred CDS: substituted 2 bases at 2 genomic stop codons), translating to MGTSQETSLFLVKILEELDSKQNTISYQDLCKSLCARFDLSQLAKLRSMLFYTACLDPNFPATLFKDKKKCIVNNQQSKKIMVAADIVTIFNLIQMDGGAAKEKLPMGRQQVCKKEASFDSCRSDTEVCNAAECEPLNCELSERSFSRGYPTRQSSKCRKIDCKDCPQFVPASEPNFLLGVSKEVKHRAASLDRLQALAPYSVTSPQPCEMQRTYFPMNIENESISDQDSLPINQSIKETFISNEEPFVVQSCVQKRNIFKEDFHNLMAVSPSMVGPISKAENEHGEPQSRKEPHKPPFFNHSFEMPYNSQYLNPVYSPVPDKRXAKHKSLDDLQASTYFGPTPVMGTQEARCCPGRPSKQTPWPAKSWSLNMEEVPDFERSFFNRNPSKEKLRYPNASSQTPNFPASGRRPTYLVPNDQQPILPIAYAAKPNGLKSKEISSPVDLEKHEPVKKFKDKSINCTSGQLSSDTSSVGTQTEHVLEPKKCKDLCTSSQGKYSDRHAMKHSDDDSEVVSDDISDIFRFFDDMSISGSTGVIHSSCYNSTGSLSQLHKSDCDSSPEHNLTKIANGVPNSKGDKSSRPENTHHLEEELKTSVCKLVLRIGEIERKLESLSGVREETSQVLGKLNKLDQKMQQPEKVNVQIDLNSLTSEAPSDDSASPRMFRAHSSSHGPKLENNPDWCCSDASGSNSESLRVKALKKSLFTRPSSRSLTEENSATESKIASISNSPRDWRTITYTNRAGLNEEEIKDPGPGDNKDWHRKSKEADRQYDIPPQHRLPKQPKDGFLVEQVFSPHPYPASLKAHMKSNPLYTDMWLTELAEVKXGQPSWTIEEYARNAGDKGKLTALDLQTQESLNPNNLEYWMEDIYTPGYDSLLKRKEAEFRRAKVCKIAALIAAAACTVILVIVVPICTMKS from the exons ATGGGGACCAGTCAGGAAACTTCCCTCTTCTTGGTGAAGATCTTGGAGGAACTGGACAGCAAGCAAAATACCATTTCTTATCAGGATCTGTGCAAATCTCTCTGTGCCCGGTTCGATCTGTCGCAGCTTGCCAAACTGAGAAGCATGCTCTTCTACACGGCCTGTCTCGATCCCAATTTTCCAGCCACGCTGTTCAAAGACAAGAAGAAATGCATTGTGAATAACCAGCAATCCAAGAAAATTATGGTGGCAGCAGATATAGTGACGATATTCAACCTGATCCAAATGGATGGCGGGGCCGCCAAGGAGAAGCTGCCTATGGGCCGCCAGCAGGTGTGCAAGAAGGAGGCATCCTTTGACTCATGCAGGTCAGACACAGAGGTCTGCAATGCAGCAGAGTGTGAGCCCCTGAACTGCGAGCTGAGTGAGAGATCTTTCAGCCGGGGCTACCCCACCAGGCAGTCATCCAAGTGCCGGAAGATAGACTGCAAGGACTGCCCGCAGTTTGTCCCTGCCTCTGAGCCTAACTTCCTGTTGGGAGTTAGCAAAGAGGTGAAACACAGGGCTGCTTCCCTGGACAGGCTGCAGGCGCTGGCCCCTTACTCTGTGACCAGCCCTCAGCCCTGTGAGATGCAGAGGACCTACTTTCCCATGAACATTGAAAATGAGTCAATTTCAGACCAGGACTCCCTGCCCATCAACCAGAGCATCAAGGAGACCTTCATTTCCAATGAGGAGCCATTTGTGGTCCAGTCCTGTGTCCAGAAAAGGAATATCTTTAAAGAGGATTTTCACAACTTGATGGCAGTGTCCCCCAGTATGGTTGGCCCCATCAGCAAAGCAGAGAATGAGCACGGGGAACCCCAGAGTCGAAAGGAACCCCACAAGCCACCCTTCTTTAACCACAGCTTTGAAATGCCCTATAACAGCCAGTACCTGAACCCGGTGTATTCCCCTGTTCCTGACAAAAGGTGAGCAAAGCACAAAAGCTTAGATGACCTTCAAGCCTCTACATACTTCGGGCCCACTCCTGTGATGGGGACCCAGGAAGCCAGGTGCTGTCCAGGGAGGCCCAGCAAGCAGACTCCATGGCCAGCCAAAAGCTGGAGCCTGAACATGGAGGAAGTTCCTGACTTTGAACGGTCCTTTTTCAATAGAAATCCCTCCAAGGAGAAGTTGCGCTATCCAAATGCCAGTAGCCAGACTCCCAATTTCCCAGCCTCAGGCAGGCGCCCGACTTACCTCGTTCCAAATGATCAGCAGCCAATTCTCCCCATTGCTTATGCAGCAAAACCAAACGGGCTCAAATCTAAAGAGATCTCATCCCCTGTTGACCTGGAGAAGCATGAACCAGTCAAAAAGTTTAAAGACAAGAGCATTAACTGCACCAGCGGGCAGCTCAGCTCAGACACCAGCAGTGTGGGCACCCAGACCGAGCATGTACTAGAGCCCAAGAAGTGCAAAGACCTGTGCACCTCCAGTCAGGGCAAGTACAGTGACAGGCATGCCATGAAGCACTCAGACGACGACTCGGAAGTTGTCAGTGACGACATCAGTGATATTTTCCGATTTTTTGATGACATGAGCATCAGTGGCTCCACAGGAGTGATACATTCATCCTGCTACAACAGCACAGGGTCCTTGTCTCAGCTCCATAAGTCAGACTGCGACAGCTCTCCTGAGCACAACTTAACCAAAATTGCCAATGGGGTCCCCAACAGCAAGGGAGACAAAAGCAGCCGACCTGAAAACACCCACCACTTGGAAGAAGAGCTGAAGACCAGTGTGTGCAAACTGGTGCTCAGGATCGGCGAAATCGAACGGAAGCTGGAATCCCTGTCAGGTGTCCGTGAGGAAACCTCCCAGGTCTTGGGCAAACTAAATAAATTAGACCAGAAAATGCAACAGCCTGAGAAGGTGAATGTGCAGATAGACCTGAACTCCTTGACAAGCGAGGCTCCGTCTGATGACAGTGCCTCTCCCCGGATGTTCCGTGCACACAGTAGCTCCCATGGACCCAAACTGGAGAACAACCCTGATTGGTGCTGCTCTGATGCTAGTGGGAGCAACAGCGAAAGCCTGCGGGTCAAGGCCTTAAAGAAAAGCCTCTTCACCAGGCCGTCCTCTAGGTCCCTAACAGAGGAGAACAGTGCCACAGAGTCCAAAATTGCCAGCATCTCCAACTCACCCAGAGACTGGCGTACCATCACTTATACCAACCGTGCAGGCCTCAATGAGGAGGAGATAAAAGACCCGGGCCCAGGAGATAATAAAGACTGGCATCGGAAATCTAAAGag GCAGACAGACAGTACGACATCCCCCCACAGCACCGACTGCCCAAGCAGCCCAAAGACGGCTTCCTGGTGGAGCAGGTGTTCAGCCCTCACCCCTACCCTGCATCCCTCAAAGCCCACATGAAGAGCAACCCTCTGTATACTGACATGTGGCTGACCGAGCTGGCCGAGGTGAAGTGAGGCCAACCTTCTTGGACCATTGAGGAGTATGCACGGAATGCGGGTGACAAGGGCAAGCTGACAGCCCTGGACCTTCAG